The Salinibacterium sp. M195 genome includes a window with the following:
- a CDS encoding NAD(P)-dependent alcohol dehydrogenase, with protein sequence MQAVKLVSPGKMELQDIPVPEIGPDEILVKVAGAGLCHSDLHVLHMGEEWPFFGGTVGHEGAGWVEKVGSALEGYSTGDAVLISVVWACGHCRSCVEGRDNECEVNGSRMQFPTTPGLGPDGAMAEYMVVKARHLDKIGDLDPIQAAPLADAGVTPMHAINSARSRLTPGSTAVVIGIGGLGHLGLQILKATTGARIIALDTDDARLELARNLGADLVLKSDSAAAQRILDETNQYGADAVFDFVGVQPTVDLATAVIAPGGMLRFVGLGGGKFDYFVGVGQALPWGADVQLSYGGTRADQLQVIALAQQGKLGVEITKYPLADFQTAFDDLEAGRITGRAVLIP encoded by the coding sequence ATGCAAGCAGTGAAGCTCGTAAGCCCAGGCAAGATGGAACTTCAAGACATTCCGGTACCGGAAATTGGTCCCGATGAGATTTTGGTCAAGGTAGCGGGTGCTGGTCTCTGCCACTCCGACCTCCACGTTCTCCACATGGGCGAAGAGTGGCCCTTCTTCGGCGGAACCGTCGGTCACGAAGGTGCCGGCTGGGTTGAGAAAGTCGGCTCCGCGCTCGAGGGTTACAGCACGGGCGACGCCGTTCTCATCAGCGTTGTCTGGGCGTGTGGCCACTGCCGCTCGTGCGTTGAAGGTCGCGACAACGAGTGCGAAGTCAACGGTAGCCGGATGCAATTCCCCACCACCCCGGGTCTCGGCCCAGACGGGGCCATGGCTGAGTACATGGTCGTGAAGGCCCGTCACCTCGACAAGATTGGTGACCTCGACCCCATTCAAGCGGCACCCCTCGCGGATGCTGGCGTCACCCCCATGCACGCCATCAACAGTGCGCGTTCGCGCCTCACTCCCGGCTCGACCGCCGTAGTGATCGGCATTGGCGGCCTCGGTCACCTCGGCCTGCAGATTCTCAAGGCAACTACGGGAGCCCGAATCATCGCTCTCGACACTGACGACGCGCGACTCGAACTTGCGCGCAACCTCGGCGCCGACCTGGTGCTCAAGAGCGACAGCGCTGCTGCCCAACGCATCCTCGACGAGACAAACCAGTACGGTGCGGATGCCGTCTTCGACTTTGTCGGAGTTCAGCCCACCGTTGACCTTGCCACGGCGGTAATCGCCCCCGGTGGAATGCTCCGCTTCGTGGGCCTCGGTGGCGGAAAATTCGACTACTTCGTGGGTGTCGGCCAGGCCCTCCCGTGGGGTGCCGACGTTCAACTGTCGTATGGCGGAACGCGTGCTGATCAACTCCAGGTGATCGCACTCGCCCAGCAGGGCAAGCTCGGCGTAGAGATCACGAAGTACCCGCTGGCTGACTTCCAGACAGCATTCGATGACCTCGAAGCTGGGCGCATTACCGGCCGTGCGGTGCTCATTCCATAA
- a CDS encoding TetR family transcriptional regulator produces the protein MDARTRRSRDALVAAAYALAEQRDIATISVTDITNASGISRDTFYRHASDPVDLIANALHAELAEALGEFGDLLTPDAQTLPASEAMAVSAGSGTGSDRSSGSSASDTASTAHHVFVGPTRVFLTHVRTHATLYRMAASGSLSGRLRSVLIEPAREILAAHLRRHPEIVPADLAPLSATTFAMAVAYAAGGTVAAAEAWLVTGDLDDLEGAVHAVLAASPQWWGTRD, from the coding sequence ATGGATGCTCGCACTCGCCGCTCTCGCGATGCTCTCGTCGCGGCGGCCTACGCTCTAGCGGAGCAGCGCGACATTGCCACCATCTCTGTCACCGACATCACCAACGCCTCGGGCATCAGTCGAGACACCTTCTACCGTCACGCCAGCGACCCCGTCGACCTCATCGCGAACGCTCTGCACGCGGAATTGGCAGAGGCCCTTGGCGAATTCGGGGATCTCCTGACACCCGATGCACAGACACTGCCTGCGTCGGAGGCAATGGCGGTGTCTGCCGGCTCCGGCACCGGCTCAGACCGCAGCAGTGGCAGCAGCGCCTCCGACACCGCGAGCACAGCGCACCACGTTTTCGTCGGCCCCACTCGCGTCTTCCTCACCCACGTGCGCACCCACGCGACGCTTTATCGGATGGCGGCGAGTGGCAGTCTCAGCGGCAGGCTGCGGTCGGTACTCATTGAGCCGGCACGGGAAATCCTTGCAGCCCATCTTCGGCGGCATCCCGAAATTGTGCCTGCTGATCTCGCCCCGCTCTCAGCAACCACTTTTGCGATGGCCGTCGCGTATGCCGCCGGGGGAACCGTCGCCGCAGCAGAAGCCTGGCTGGTTACGGGAGACCTCGATGACCTCGAGGGCGCGGTGCATGCGGTGCTCGCCGCGAGCCCACAATGGTGGGGCACGCGCGACTAG
- a CDS encoding DUF624 domain-containing protein, whose product MSQPKRTKRRTPRWERSMLTALTYPGNIFLGSLAVLVLSLGIITVLPAAIALARAFARWIVDNDDKVFTNTFREFRDTWRRTLGLGIVATVVFAIMVGDGVFLAYQLAQGGGSIALMLSAAVIPVAAGVCVLFVATTAAATLSPEADARTWVREGFVLMLQHPRRALFVSFTVAVTLVVSILLPTIAPFAAIALPVYVGVRAWGPKPTVNDEQD is encoded by the coding sequence ATGAGCCAGCCGAAGAGAACCAAGCGCCGCACGCCGCGGTGGGAGCGCAGCATGCTGACCGCGCTCACCTACCCGGGCAACATCTTTCTGGGTTCGCTTGCGGTGCTGGTTCTCTCGCTCGGCATCATCACGGTGCTTCCGGCTGCGATCGCTCTCGCTCGAGCCTTTGCTCGCTGGATTGTCGACAACGACGACAAGGTCTTCACGAACACCTTCCGGGAGTTTCGCGACACGTGGCGGCGCACGCTTGGCCTCGGCATCGTTGCGACCGTGGTGTTCGCGATCATGGTCGGCGATGGCGTGTTCTTGGCGTACCAACTGGCCCAGGGCGGCGGCTCGATTGCGCTGATGCTGAGCGCCGCCGTCATCCCGGTGGCTGCCGGCGTGTGCGTGCTCTTCGTCGCCACGACTGCTGCAGCGACCCTCAGCCCGGAAGCGGATGCTCGCACCTGGGTTCGGGAGGGGTTCGTGTTGATGCTGCAGCATCCGCGTCGCGCACTCTTCGTCTCGTTCACGGTTGCAGTGACTCTCGTGGTGTCGATTCTGCTGCCGACGATTGCGCCCTTCGCTGCGATCGCGCTGCCGGTCTACGTGGGCGTGCGGGCCTGGGGGCCGAAGCCTACCGTCAACGACGAACAGGATTAG
- a CDS encoding MFS transporter has translation MAKRPPISFALKVLYGDTFTMAVGFYMLVPLLAYHFLQDLTLTIAVVAALTALRTAAQNGMMPIAGWVADRINFRRAILIGVLVRALGFAMLGTVESIPLLVVASILTGLGGALFHPASYSAYAALTTGADRVRVYSTREVVSNVGFIVGPIIGGFLAGADFAFVSLSAAGMFVIAFIISAFGLPHPSDEERARTPPRLRVAFADAAFLRYCALVAGTAVLIAQFYLVIPFRAAEFTSGPSDLGFIYSGAAIVMVITMLPLTGAANRFLPDRITLACATACLGVGVGLMGLSTDLVGMLVGVAVFIVGQMLVQPVLNATVSRFAPDGSVASYFGVQGLANAIGGAVGSGSAGVIYALADSGEPGAEWVWLTYPAWAIIVAVMFVIFGPRQAPGSAH, from the coding sequence GTGGCGAAGCGCCCGCCGATCTCGTTTGCGCTGAAGGTTCTCTATGGCGATACCTTCACGATGGCCGTCGGTTTTTACATGCTTGTGCCGCTGCTGGCATATCATTTTCTGCAAGATCTGACCCTCACGATTGCGGTCGTCGCTGCCCTCACGGCGCTGCGCACGGCAGCCCAAAACGGGATGATGCCGATCGCCGGGTGGGTTGCCGACCGCATCAACTTTCGCCGCGCCATCCTGATCGGGGTGCTGGTTCGGGCGCTGGGATTTGCGATGCTCGGCACCGTCGAGTCGATTCCGCTGCTCGTGGTCGCGTCGATCCTCACCGGTTTGGGTGGCGCCCTCTTTCACCCCGCAAGCTATTCAGCCTATGCGGCTCTCACGACCGGCGCCGACCGGGTGCGGGTGTATTCGACGCGCGAGGTCGTGAGCAACGTCGGCTTCATCGTTGGCCCCATCATCGGTGGTTTTCTTGCCGGTGCCGACTTTGCGTTCGTGAGTTTGTCGGCGGCCGGGATGTTCGTGATCGCGTTCATCATCAGCGCCTTCGGTTTGCCGCACCCGAGCGATGAAGAACGGGCTCGCACGCCACCGCGTTTGAGGGTGGCCTTCGCGGATGCCGCGTTCCTCCGTTATTGCGCGCTCGTCGCGGGTACCGCGGTGCTCATCGCCCAGTTCTATCTCGTGATCCCGTTCCGGGCAGCCGAGTTCACGTCTGGCCCCTCCGACCTCGGCTTCATCTACTCTGGCGCCGCGATTGTGATGGTGATCACGATGCTGCCGCTCACCGGCGCCGCTAATCGATTCCTGCCCGACCGCATCACCCTCGCGTGCGCTACCGCGTGCCTCGGCGTAGGCGTCGGGCTCATGGGGCTGTCGACGGATCTGGTCGGGATGCTCGTGGGCGTCGCCGTGTTTATCGTCGGGCAGATGCTTGTGCAGCCCGTGCTCAACGCCACCGTTTCGCGCTTTGCGCCCGACGGTTCCGTCGCCAGCTACTTCGGAGTGCAGGGCCTCGCCAACGCGATTGGTGGCGCGGTCGGCAGTGGCTCGGCCGGGGTGATTTACGCGCTCGCCGACTCCGGCGAACCCGGGGCCGAATGGGTGTGGCTGACGTATCCGGCGTGGGCGATCATCGTCGCCGTGATGTTTGTGATTTTCGGGCCGCGGCAGGCTCCCGGCTCAGCGCACTAA
- a CDS encoding DoxX family membrane protein, protein MMKTPAANDSTEPSKPNEQIDVASVRDSTAPDEPSRASRIGRRIGRIALGASLVFAGISHLTFARQDFQAQVPDWQPFDQDFVVVASGVVEIALGTALIFAKKYRPQVGWVAAAFFIAIYPGNISQLVNHVDSLGLDTDLKRWIRMPFQPVLVLWALWSTGAWRAWRAYRRNDGRNLGA, encoded by the coding sequence ATGATGAAAACACCAGCGGCCAACGATTCGACTGAGCCGTCCAAACCGAACGAACAGATCGACGTCGCCTCGGTCAGAGATTCAACCGCGCCCGACGAACCATCCCGCGCTAGCCGCATCGGCCGCCGCATCGGGCGAATTGCGCTCGGTGCCTCCCTCGTGTTCGCCGGCATCAGCCACCTCACTTTTGCGCGCCAAGACTTTCAGGCGCAGGTGCCCGATTGGCAACCGTTCGACCAAGACTTTGTGGTCGTCGCATCCGGTGTCGTAGAGATTGCTCTCGGCACTGCGCTCATCTTCGCCAAGAAGTACCGCCCGCAGGTCGGCTGGGTTGCCGCCGCGTTCTTCATCGCGATCTACCCCGGCAACATCTCGCAGCTCGTGAACCACGTCGACTCGCTCGGCCTCGACACTGACCTCAAGCGCTGGATCCGGATGCCGTTCCAGCCGGTGCTCGTTCTCTGGGCCCTCTGGTCTACCGGAGCGTGGCGCGCCTGGCGTGCCTACCGCCGCAACGACGGCCGCAACCTCGGTGCGTGA
- a CDS encoding type III polyketide synthase — MSRVAAVAPVVPDYSYTQAEITAELGPLLSATPSHQSVIERMHGASGIQRRHTALPLERYRDLGSFRESNDEFIRVATDLLDRALTTALTDAGLAPRDVDFVFFTSVTGVSAPSVDALLVPRLGLRPDVKRVPSFGLGCVAGAAGLARVHDYLVGHPDEVGVLLSVELCSLTLQRDDQTMGNFVATGLFGDGAAAVVMVGENRSEPGPRIVDTRSTFIADSHDVIGWNVGGTGFEIVLTAGVADVIQNSFPTEVSEFLGRNGLTIADIDTWLAHPGGPRVLEAFESSLGLERSDLQSSWDCLARVGNLSSAAVLHVLADALHADPAPAPGSHALAFALGPGVSAEFVLLEWS; from the coding sequence ATGAGCAGAGTTGCGGCAGTCGCTCCGGTCGTGCCGGACTACAGCTATACCCAAGCCGAAATCACTGCCGAGCTGGGGCCGCTACTGTCAGCCACACCCTCGCATCAGTCCGTCATCGAGCGGATGCACGGAGCCAGCGGCATCCAGCGTCGACACACTGCCCTCCCGCTCGAGCGCTACCGCGACCTCGGCAGCTTTCGTGAAAGCAACGACGAGTTCATCCGCGTCGCCACCGACCTCCTCGACCGGGCACTCACCACAGCGCTTACGGATGCCGGGCTCGCCCCGCGCGATGTTGACTTCGTCTTTTTCACCTCCGTCACGGGGGTTTCGGCACCCTCGGTCGATGCGCTGCTCGTTCCGCGGTTGGGGCTGCGGCCCGATGTGAAACGGGTTCCCTCGTTCGGCTTGGGTTGTGTGGCGGGAGCCGCAGGCTTGGCCCGCGTGCATGACTATTTGGTCGGGCATCCGGATGAGGTCGGCGTTTTGTTGAGCGTCGAACTGTGTTCGCTCACCCTGCAGCGCGACGACCAAACGATGGGCAACTTTGTGGCCACCGGACTCTTTGGTGATGGGGCTGCGGCCGTCGTCATGGTGGGGGAGAACCGCAGCGAACCCGGCCCGCGAATTGTTGACACCCGCAGCACGTTTATCGCCGACAGCCACGATGTGATCGGCTGGAACGTGGGCGGCACCGGTTTCGAGATCGTGCTCACCGCGGGAGTGGCTGACGTGATTCAGAATAGTTTTCCGACCGAGGTCAGCGAGTTTCTGGGCCGTAACGGACTGACGATTGCGGATATCGACACGTGGCTCGCGCATCCAGGTGGTCCTCGAGTGCTTGAAGCGTTCGAAAGCTCACTTGGGCTTGAGCGCAGCGACCTGCAAAGCAGTTGGGACTGCCTCGCCCGCGTCGGCAACTTGTCATCGGCGGCAGTGCTGCATGTTCTGGCGGATGCTCTGCACGCCGACCCGGCACCAGCCCCCGGTAGCCACGCTCTCGCCTTCGCTCTCGGCCCCGGAGTGAGCGCCGAATTCGTTCTCTTGGAATGGTCGTGA